In one window of Vanessa atalanta chromosome 10, ilVanAtal1.2, whole genome shotgun sequence DNA:
- the LOC125067018 gene encoding probable serine/threonine-protein kinase nek3, with amino-acid sequence MHFTLCVLITATCAFADNNQNRRTKLPYVADAVGNSLPPPSSVPATVGSPVNLLTPDRYEFYTFDESGELVKRLMTLEEIQAIVAAGEETDGLVTFANDNQPTIAFNFSQPSHTKVHSVVTNVQNVLKSQMEAHKNKPNVQPTFDTPDVSDSWSLILPSIFGNTGVDIVPDKTSGSFITPETDTIDIDNLNMDYENSQSKESNEIPSVSTPEIKDKNNNITAKPLIEVSLTTSTTTELPTTTTTTTTTTSKPFTTTLKVTTTTTKQPVRKTTSKPIVRTTTNWPKSTSSTTTMRPTTTTTTKSIISTTNKIYSLHSTQQFLNTANINENNISIGNLTAKPVQYEKISTFSPVSTTANIAETTTNLLNNKQTVFSHENITNIPSSIILPSPLKNNDKEYENILTINTTQSVSPLTTTSTTELISPQNNQIESNVNVSSQTQADESEDIESQTSLPLFDVAQSISQIASDLGNNYAPIPTSNSLLDTTKINNIDIESKENVEIEIPIENANENEIKANHTKESDNFVKISTIDPHIKNENTEEKVLDIKEVQTTSLPSSTTAILSTTNTPMMDLILTGSVDDLISQVVNEGPAPTSIASYENNTKSDESIKGTEENLYLTHDSLSIDTTITNLVIDTTILPPHITALPLKKNSDEKTNVIKEFKDENIVIENDTSKNTMNKNISTIKNVLHSNNLNPSNIGNSSSILHIHVNNNNLTDSGEKKKVDMNSESIKAADKIESSTLINLSTESNIVTSVLPDITTQQNNKVNNKFQKLEIEIPKFDEFKKKIQKVNIDEKELANERNNSWKLISTVTPPKVYDVSKDKHKVEGFYIPESNDKGITLEFPKENQGLEVTTKDLGEDVLQFTELCNELAFRYWNVITENIDKKRSIVFSPYSITSMLAMMFMGAKGATSGEMNEVLKLDDMVTFNPHFTLKNISDSIETTSASGVSVSAFIRELYSERTKGKILTFYKERAQHFYNGHVEEINFKLISDIIRRRTNLLVKRYTWGKIAEYMKSNSITMHPPLAAFSANIFHTDCSGSSVEGRDGEMYFVVSPNVRQRRLVPVPAVVFKSNFLAGYDPVLDATAAALGNTNSVVSTLFLMPGQQGNVVHAEDLENLEKRFLDSDLSTPAWNQLLRTLLPRNGLELQIPRLSHKSIFNVSSTLRKMGLKELFDANHADLGGMNGPSKDLYLSDMIQLTSFVTCGEGVIGEQHHIEEYPETLDLSHKHRTSRWLTGWDEPRDYQRAFHDPHDVGDAMHLPLHLRPRQARLPARNSQPARLKFDRPFLFFVRHNPSGMILYVGRYNPRLLP; translated from the exons ATGCACTTCACTCTGTGCGTACTCATCACCGCGACGTGCGCGTTTGCCGATAACAATCAAAACAG GCGAACGAAATTACCATACGTAGCTGATGCCGTTGGCAACAGTCTTCCGCCACCATCAAGTGTACCAGCAACGGTGGGAAGTCCAGTAAATTTGCTTACGCCAGATAGATATGAATTTTATACCTTTGATGAATCTGGTGAACTTGTTAAAAGATTAATGACTTTAGAAGAAATACAGGCTATAGTAGCGGCAGGAGAAGAAACAGACGGATTAGTTACTTTCGCTAATGACAATCAACCCACAATAGCCTTCAACTTTAGCCAACCGTCACACACGAAAGTACACAGTGTTGTTACTAATGttcaaaatgttttgaaatctCAAATGGAAGCTCATAAAAATAAGCCAAACGTACAACCAACATTTGATACTCCAGATGTTTCAGATTCTTGGAGTCTGATCTTACCTTCGATATTTGGCAACACAGGGGTAGATATAGTGCCAGATAAAACATCGGGTTCATTTATTACACCTGAGACAGACACTATCGATATAGATAACTTAAATATGGACTATGAAAATTCGCAAAGTAAAGAAAGTAATGAAATACCCAGTGTTTCAACGCCCGAAATTAaggacaaaaataataatatcactgcAAAACCGTTAATTGAAGTTTCTCTCACTACGAGTACTACAACTGAATTACCTACAACAACTACTACCACTACTACTACTACATCAAAGCCTTTCACTACAACTTTGAAGGTAACTACAACTACGACTAAACAGCCTGTTAGAAAAACAACAAGTAAGCCAATAGTTAGAACAACAACAAATTGGCCAAAATCAACAAGTTCAACAACGACTATGCGACCTACaactacaacaacaacaaagtcTATAATATCTACAACTAACAAAATCTATTCATTGCATTCAACACagcaatttttaaatactgCTAATATAAATGAGAACAATATTTCTATTGGAAACTTAACAGCAAAGCCAGTCCAATATGAGAAAATAAGTACTTTTTCGCCTGTTTCCACAACGGCAAACATTGCTGAAACAACAACAAATTTGTTAAACAATAAGCAAACAGTATTTTCacatgaaaatataacaaacattcCATCAAGCATAATATTACCCTcgcctttaaaaaataatgacaaagaatatgaaaatattttaacgatcaATACAACACAATCCGTTTCACCCTTAACAACAACATCAACAACAGAATTAATATCGCCACAAAACAATCAAATTGAAAGCAATGTAAACGTAAGTAGCCAAACACAAGCAGATGAAAGTGAAGATATAGAAAGTCAGACTTCTTTACCATTATTTGATGTGGCTCAGAGTATAAGTCAAATAGCCTCTGATCTTGGCAACAATTACGCCCCTATACCAACTTCAAATAGTTTATTAGatactacaaaaataaacaatattgataTAGAGAGCAAGGAGAACGTAGAAATTGAAATACCTATTGAAAAtgcaaatgaaaatgaaatcaaaGCAAACCATACTAAAGAATctgataattttgtaaaaatatctacCATTGACCCCcacataaaaaatgaaaatactgAAGAAAAAGTTTTGGATATCAAAGAAGTGCAGACTACATCTTTACCCTCAAGCACGACTGCAATATTAAGTACAACTAACACTCCTATGATGGATCTTATTCTCACAGGTTCAGTAGATGATTTAATATCTCAAGTAGTAAATGAAGGTCCAGCTCCTACATCAATAGCttcttatgaaaataatacaaaatcagATGAAAGTATTAAAGGAACGGAGGAGAACTTATACTTGACTCATGATTCGTTGAGTATTGACACCACAATTACGAATTTAGTTATTGATACTACAATACTTCCACCACACATTACTGCTCTTCCTCTTAAGAAAAATAGCGATGAGAAAACCAATGTAATAAAAGAATTTAAAGAcgaaaatattgttatagaaaACGATACatcaaaaaatacaatgaataaaaatatcagtacaataaaaaatgttctacATTCTAATAATTTGAATCCCAGTAATATAGGAAACAGTAGTAGTATATTGCATATacacgttaataataataacttgacCGATTCTGGAGAAAAAAAGAAGGTGGATATGAATTCAGAAAGTATTAAGGCAGCGGATAAGATCGAGTCATCTACGCTTATTAATTTGTCTACTGAAAGCAATATTGTGACGTCAGTCTTGCCAGACATCACTACTCAACAAAATAATAAGGTTaacaataaatttcagaaattgGAAATAGAAATACCAAAATTTGATGAattcaaaaagaaaatacaaaaagtaaatattgacGAAAAAGAGTTAGCAAATGAAAGGAATAACTCCTGGAAATTAATATCAACTGTTACACCACCAAAAGTTTATGATGTAAGTAAAGATAAACACAAAGTTGAAGGTTTTTATATACCCGAGAGTAATGATAAGGGCATTACTTTAGAGTTTCCTAAGGAAAATCAGGGGCTAGAAGTAACGACTAAGGACTTAGGTGAAGACGTACTACAATTCACGGAGCTTTGCAATGAATTAGCGTTTAGATATTGGAATGTCATAACTGAAAATATAGACAAAAAACGAAGCATTGTTTTTTCTCCTTATTCTATAACGTCAATGTTAGCAATGATGTTTATGGGAGCAAAAGGAGCAACTTCAGGTGAAATGAATGAAGTTCTTAAGTTAGATGATATGGTTACATTCAATCCACATTttacactaaaaaatatatctgactCCATCGAAACTACTTCTGCATCTGGAGTATCTGTATCAGCATTTATAAGAGAGCTCTACAGTGAAAGAACTAAAggcaaaattttaacattttataaagaaagaGCGCAACACTTTTATAATGGTCATGTTGAAgaaataaatttcaagttaaTTAGTGACATTATAAGGAGAAGAACTAATCTACTTGTGAAAAGATATACATGGGGTAAAATTGCTGAATATATGAAATCCAACAGTATAACTATGCATCCTCCATTGGCAGCATTTTCGGCTAACATTTTTCAT ACTGACTGCAGTGGATCATCTGTGGAAGGAAGAGATGGCGAGATGTATTTCGTAGTTTCACCAAATGTGCGTCAGAGGCGTTTGGTCCCTGTACCAGCTGTCGTCTTTAAGAGTAATTTCCTTGCCGGCTACGATCCAGTTTTAGATGCCACAGCTGCTGCACTAGGCAATACAAATTCTGTTGTTAGCACACTTTTCTTAATGCCCGGCCAACAAGGAAACGTTGTACATGCGGAAGATTTAGAAAACCTTGAAAAACGATTTCTAGACTCTGATCTAAGTACACCAGCATGGAATCAATTATTAAGAACCCTTTTACCACGAAATGGCTTAGAACTGCAAATCCCAAGATTGTCTCacaaatcaatttttaatgtttcctCTACATTACGTAAAATGGGCTTGAAAGAATTATTTGATGCAAATCACGCCGATTTAGGTGGAATGAACGGTCCATCGAAGGATCTTTATTTGTCTGATATGATACAATTGACATCTTTTGTTACGTGTGGTGAAGGTGTTATTGGAGAACAGCATCATATAGAAGAATACCCTGAAACATTAGATCTTTCACATAAGCATAGAACTTCCAGGTGGCTTACTGGATGGGATGAACCACGAGATTATCAACGGGCTTTCCATGATCCCCATGATGTAGGTGACGCTATGCACTTGCCGTTACACCTTCGACCAAGGCAAGCAAGACTCCCTGCAAGAAATTCTCAACCAGCTCGTTTAAAATTCGATAGGCCTTTCCTCTTCTTTGTACGACACAACCCTTCAGGCATGATTCTTTATGTTGGTAGATATAATCCAAGGCTTCTACCTTGA
- the LOC125067066 gene encoding uncharacterized protein LOC125067066, which translates to MFRISSFCLLIVLQVVTAEPPPPHCRVIPRVENPTKCCNFPKIFKEEDFKDCDIELPHENSSRPGPPDCSKQICLLKKYNLMKDDTEVDKDAATEFLDKFVESYPDFKDGVEKAKEFCIKNDLPESKVCQPTKIVFCISNVMFMECPKWEDVDDCKKIKDYVEECKKYFEKTN; encoded by the exons ATGTTTCGTATTTCAAGCTTCTGTCTCCTAATTGTCCTTcag gtCGTGACCGCAGAGCCGCCTCCTCCTCATTGTAGAGTCATTCCCCGAGTG gaAAATCCTACAAAATGCTGTAATTtcccaaaaatatttaaggaagAGGACTTCAAAGATTGTGATATAGAATTACCACACGAAAACAGTTCTAGACCAGGCCCTCCAGat tgCTCCAAGCAgatatgtttattgaaaaaatacaatCTCATGAAAGATGATACCGAGGTAGATAAGGATGCAGCGACCGAATTCCTGGATAAGTTCGTTGAATCTTATCCCGATTTCAAGGATGGTGTCGAAAAGGCCAaggaattttgtattaaaaatgatttgccCGAATCAAAAGTGTGTCAACCTACAAAGATTGTATTTTGCATtagtaatgtaatgtttatg GAATGTCCGAAATGGGAAGACGTTGATGActgtaagaaaataaaagattacGTTGAagagtgtaaaaaatattttgaaaaaactaattaa
- the LOC125066713 gene encoding uncharacterized protein LOC125066713 gives MFRLLTSVTLFVLSVNGDFLTQERTRGATLKPISACCDIPELGEQKYLTECSNPKLPGPCNDVQCVFEKSGFLVDKHTLNKEVYRAHLRQWLEGHKGWEDAIEKAIKDCVDKDLRQYLDYPCRAYDVFTCTGIAMLKKCPKDAWKC, from the exons ATGTTTCGATTGCTCACTTCGGTAACATTATTTGTTTTG aGTGTAAATGGAGATTTCTTGACACAAGAGAGAACTAGAGGAGCCACTCTT AAACCCATATCAGCATGTTGTGATATTCCCGAATTAGGAGAACAGAAATATTTAACTGAATGCTCCAACCCAAAACTGCCGGGTCCA TGTAACGATGTCCAATGCGTGTTTGAAAAGTCCGGTTTCCTTGTAGACAAGCATACTTTGAACAAAGAGGTATATAGGGCACATCTCAGGCAGTGGCTTGAAGGGCACAAAGGTTGGGAAGATGCTATAGAAAAAGCCATAAAAGACTGTGTTGACAAAGACCTAAGGCAATACCTTGATTATCCCTGCAGAGCCTACGACGTTTTTACTTGCACAGGAATTGCTATGTTAAAG AAATGCCCGAAAGATGCGTGGAAGTGCTAA